ATGGTGCGGTACGAATGTAATCTTCAATTATGCGCAGGAGATATTCCAGTCTGCAGGATATTCGTTGGGAGATGTTCTCTTTAATATTGTGGTGACGGGTGTGGCAAATGTAATCTTTACTTTTGTGGCTATCTATACAGTCGAACGTTTGGGACGTCGTGTCTTGATGCTGTTGGGAGCCGGAGGGCTGGCAGGCATTTATCTCATTCTTGGCACTTGTTATTTCTTCGAAGTAAGCGGATTCTTTATGGTGGTACTCGTAGTTCTGGCTATCGCTTGCTATGCAATGTCATTGGGACCTATCACTTGGGTGCTGCTTGCCGAAATCTTCCCGAACCGGGTGCGTGCCGTTGCGGTGGCAACCTGTACGTTTGCTTTGTGGGTAGGTAGTTTCACGCTGACATACACTTTCCCGCTACTGAATAATTTATTGGGAAGCAGCGGTACATTCTGGATTTATGCGGCCATTTGTGCTGTCGGCTATTTGTTCTTCTTCCGTGCGTTGCCCGAAACGAAAGGCAAATCACTGGAAGCATTGGAAAAGGATTTAATCAAATAAAAAAACAATAGGTTGGCAAATTAACAAGTAAGTAAATAGGTATTGGATAACATCATCAATCAGGCAGGGAGAATGTAAGATCTCTCTGTCCCTGACCCTCTTTGTCTCTTGATCTCTTTGTCAACGAATAAAAAAACAAATTTATAATCAATAATACGATGGTAAAAGCATGGAAAGAAAAAGTGGTTATTCCTACTTATGAAGTAGGCAAACCAGAGAAGAATCCAATCTTCTTGGAGAAGCGTGTGTATCAAGGCAGCAGCGGGGTCGTATATCCTTATCCTGTGATTGAATCGATGTCCGATGAGAAAGTGGATAAGGAATACAATGCTATTTTTATCGAGAACGAATACATTAAGGTCATGATTCTGCCCGAACTAGGCGGACGTGTACAGATGGCATACGATAAAATAAAGGAACGTCATTTCATTTATTATAACCATGTGATAAAGCCTGCTCTGGTAGGGCTTGCGGGACCGTGGATTTCAGGTGGCATTGAGTTTAACTGGCCTCAACATCACCGCCCCAGCACCTACATGCCCGTAGATACGACTATTGAAGAAAATGCCGACGGAAGTGTCACGGTATGGGTGAATGAAATGGAACGTATGTTCCACCAGAAAGGAATGGCAGGTTTTACGCTTCGTCCGGGACATGCTTTTCTTGAAATCAAAGGGGTGCTTTACAACCGTACCGAAGTGCCGCAGACCTTCCTGTGGTGGGCAAACCCTGCCGTAGCGGTGAACGACTATTATCAGAGTGTATTCCCGCCCGATATCAATGCCGTGTTCGACCATGGAAAACGTGCCGTGTCCAGTTTCCCCATCGCAACGGGTACGTACTACAAGATGGACTATTCTGCCGGAGTAGATATCTCGAACTATAAGAATATCAAGGTTCCTACTTCCTATATGGCCGTCAACTCCCGTTTTAACTTCGAGGGCGGATATGAGAACGATACCCGTGCCGGCATGCTTCATGTAGCCAACCACCACATTTCTCCGGGCAAGAAACAATGGACTTGGGGAAATGGTGATTTCGGTCGCGCATGGGATCGTAACCTGACTGACGAGGACGGGCCATACATTGAACTAATGGCAGGTGTATATACCGAAAACCAACCGGACTTTACCTGGCTGCAACCTTACGAAGAAAAGAACTTCGTTCAATATTTCCTGCCTTACCGGGAATTGGGAGTGGTGAAGAATGCCAGCAGAGACTTGTTGATGAACATTGAACCGGAAGGGGAGGACAGCGTTCGTTTCAAGATATTTGCTACCTCACGCCAAACGGTAAATGTTGTGTTGAAAGGAGAAGACGGTAAAGTATATTATAGTAAGGAAGTGACTATCACCCCGGAAGAACTACTGGATGAAACAGTAAATGTGAAAGGTGAGAAACTCGATAAACTGATTCTTGAAATCACAGCAAACGGAAAGGAATTACTTTATTGGCATGCGGAACCGGAAGAAGTGAAGCCGATTCCTGACGCTGCTGAAGCAGCCCTGCTCCCGGAAGAAATAAAGACTACCGAACAGCTTTATCTGACCGGCTTACACTTGGAACAGTACAGACACGCCACATACAATCCCGTAGAATACTACGAAGAAGCATTGCGCCGTGATCCGATTGATGTGCGTAATAACAACGCGCTTGGTCTGTGGTATATCCGTAAAGGCCGTTTCCATAAAGCGGAGCAATACCTGCTTACAGCCGTAAAGACTTTACAGAAACGCAATCCGAATCCATACGACGGAGAACCGATTTATAATCTCGGTCTTGCTCTGAAATACCAAGGACGCTATAATGAGGCTTACGACCGTTTCTATAAATCTTGTTGGAATGCCGCCTGGCAGGATGCGGGATACTTTGCCTGCGCGCAGATTTCTACCATGCAAAGTCGTTTGGAGGATGCACTGGACGAAATAGACCGCTCGCTTATCCGCAACTGGCATAATCATAAAGCCCGTGCTCTGAAAACTGCTATTCTCCGCCGGATGGACAAAACCGAAGAGGCCCTGCAACTGATTGAAGATTCATTGGCTATTGATAAATTCAACTTTGGCTGTCGTTATGAGAAATACCTGATTACGAACGTAGCCGATGAACTGTCTGTCATGAAAGAGATGATGCGTGGCGAACCTCACAACTATGATGAAATAGCTCTCGACTACTGTGCCGCAGGTTGCTGGCAGGAAGCTGCTTCCTTATGGAATATAGCTATTGCCGAGGGTATTGTTACTCCGATGACTTACTATTACTTGGGTTGGTGCCTGCATCAGGGAGGACTGCCCGGAGTGAAACAAGCATTTGACGATGCAGTCAAGGCATGTCCCGATTACTGTTTTCCCAACCGGTTGGAAGCAATTCTTGCCTTGCAATGTGCCATGGAACAAAATCCGAACGATGCGAGAGCTCCTTACTATTTGGGCAATCTTTACTACGACAAGCGCCAGTACGACTTGTCTATGGAGGCATGGGAAACTTCCGCAAGACTGGACGATAGCTTCCCGACTGTATGGCGTAACCTGGCTCTGGCATTCTTCAATAAGAAAAATGAGGAGGCAAAAGCCATCGAGTGTATGGAACGTGCTTTCCGCCTTGACTCAACCGACGCACGTATCTTGATGGAACTCGACCAACTTTACAAACGTGTCCGTCGTTCACACAAAGAACGTCTTGCTTTCCTACAACAATATCCTGATTTGATTAAGCAGCGTGATGACCTCATATTGGAAGAAATCACCTTATTGAATCAGACGGGAGAGTACGAAAAGGCGAAAGCTGTATTGGATGCGCATAACTTCCATCCCTGGGAGGGCGGTGAAGGAAAAGTGCCTGCCCAGTATCAACTGGCACGTGTGGAATTAGCAAAACAGGCATTGGTAGCCGGTAATTATAAGGAAGCTATCACATTATTGGAAGAATGCCTGGAATATCCGCATCATCTTGGTGAAGGCAAATTGTATGGTGCACAGGAAAACGATTTTTACTACTTCCTGGGTTGTGCCTACGAAGGATTGGGGCAACATGACAAGGCTGTGGAGTGTTGGGAACAGGCAATCATCGGGCCTACCGAACCGGCTGCTGCTATGTACTACAACGATGCGAAACCCGATAAAATATTCTATCAAGGTTTGGCATTATTGAAACTCGGGCGTGTGGATGAGGCTAACGGCCGCTTTCATAAATTGACCTCTTACGGCGAAAAACACTTGTTTGACAAGATTAAAATGGATTATTTTGCAGTGTCGCTACCCGACTTGTTGATTTGGGAGGATGACTTGACGATAAGAAACGTAATTCACTGCAAATATATGATGGCATTAGGATATTGGGGACTGGACCAGAAGGAGAAATCCCTCCGGTTATTAAGTGAGGTAGAAAGATTGGATATTAATCATCAGGGGATTCAGGCTTTCCGGAGCCTGATAGGATAGGACAACTTAGTGACGATGTTTTATTGTAAGCATCGTCACAAGCTCCTTTTTATATAAACCTTAAATAACAATGACATGAGAAATATTAAAAACAGTTTAATCATGAAAATCACAGGCTTTATTGCAATTAGCTTTTCCGTTGTGTGCAGTATGGCTGCATGTTCGGACGACCCGGTAGCAGTCGCTAACCCCGAACCTGCTGTTACAGTGGTGAAAGTACCTAACGGAAGTTTTGAAGAAGACGCTGCCGAAATAGCTTCTCCTAAAGGTTGGACAGTAAACGGGGATTATTCTGCTGCAAAAGTGGTGCAAGGGGGATGTGAAGGCAACTATGCTTTACATTATGGAGCAACTGCGTCATATACGGTATCCACCCGTCAGACTGTCAACGGTTTGGAAGATGGTATTTATGACCTTGAGTTCTATTATAAGAGTACCGGAGGACAAATATCCTGTTATGTGGCAGCCGGTGCTGATACTAAGAAAATGACTTCATTACAAGCATCTCCCTCTACCTGGGTTCGCTCCTATGTGCGTGGAATAAAAGTAGAAGGCGGTAAATGTGATATTGAAATCCACAGCGAATCGGCTGAAGGAAACTGGAGTCGCTTTGACGGACTGCGTTTGAAGAAAACAGAGAAGGAGTATAATTTGCTGAAAGGCGGTGATATCTCACAGCTGACTTACGTGGAGCAGATGGGTGGAAAATTCTATGAAAACGGTGAAGAAAAGGACTGTATCGAAATATTGAAGAATAATGGTTTCAACATTGTCCGTCTCCGTCTGTATAATGACCCGGGAAATCCGGATTATTCTCCTTCCAACCGTTTGCCCGCAGGTATTTCAGGGCCGGAAGATGTTTTGCGGCTGGCAAAAAGAGCCAAACAAGCCGGTATGCAGATACAGTTGACTTTCCATTATAGTGATTACTGGACAAATGGAGAAGACCAGAACAAACCTCATGAATGGGAAGGGCTCGACTTTGAAGGACTTAAAAAAGCACTCTACGATTTTACCTTTGATTTCATGAATAAGATGAAAGCACAGGGGACGACTCCCGAATTTGTCTCGTTGGGTAATGAAGTACAAGCCGGCATGTTATATCCGGATGGAAGTTGTGACAATTTTGCACAGCTTTCCGAACTATTCAATACTGGTTATGATGCAGTGAAAGCTGTATCACCGGATTCAAAGGTCATTATTCACTCGGCAGGTGCCGGAGATAAAGACTTGTATAACTGGTATTATGGTGAACTGAAAAAAAGAAATACGAAATATGATATAATCGGTACTTCTTATTATCCTTTCTGGACGAAAAATACGGCAGCACAAATGCGTGAATGGGCGGATTATATCACAGCCAAATTTGATAAGGATATTTTGATTATGGAAACAGGATATAGCTGGGACAAGACTTTGCCTGACGGAACTCAGGGACAGTTGTCGGACAACGGGCCGTATTTGGATTTCTCCCCGCTTGGACAGAAAAACTTCATGCTTGAACAAATCAAAGAAATAAAGCAAGCGAAAGACTGCCGCATACTTGGTTTTCTTTATTGGGATCCTATCTTCATCGAAGTGGAAGGCATGGGATGGGAACTGGGTGCCAAGAATTATGTGAGCAATACCACCTTGTTTGGTTATGAAGGAAATAGATTGGAAGTATTGGATGCATTCAAATATAACAACTAAAAGGAAGATGCCATGAAGAATATTTTAAGTAGATTCGGAAAAATCAGTTTGTTGCTGGCACTTATGTATTTTGTTGTCGGTTGCGATGATGATAAGGAAGATGTGGCTCCCGGTCTTTATGTAATGAGTGATGAGATAGAGACGTTTCCCGGTGACACCGTTTTGGTATCAGGAACCGCATCTAATTATGTAGGATTGGAAAGTGTCACATTAAGTTGTGAACAATGGGGGATTCATAAGGTGTATGAATTGGGTGTGCAAAAGCCTAAAGTATTTAATTATGATTATCAACTCATTGTGCCGAAAAACGCTAGTTTTGAAGAACATTTATTGATTACTATCCGGGACGTAGACGGTCGGGAAAGCAAGAAAAAGGTGCTGTTGACTTATGTAGCGGATATGGAGAGTCCGGTTATGCAAACTCAACTGCCGTCGCGGATAGCAGTGGATTTCGACGCGGTTGCAAATAAAGGAAGTTGGAATCTGAATGTGAAGTTCACCGATGACCGCGAGTTGAAAGATATTCGTCTTCAAATCCCCAGTATGCAAATAGATGAGACGGTAAAAGTAACCGGGCGTAGTGGAGAATTGAAACGTACTATTGATTTTACTACGGGAGAATTTCCTGTCACTTTGACGATAACGGATGCCGGAGACAATGAAACTGTTGTCACTACTACGGTTGTTGTTATGTTGGCAGAGGAGGAAGACCCATTCGAAGATTACCCTGTAATGTGGGTGGTTAATGCTTCAGAGAAAGCTGACGACTACCTCGACGGTTACTATGCACCGATGACCCGCAAGGGAGAATACCAATATGAAGGAAAAATTTATGCAGACAAGGCGAACTTTCAAATCTATTTTACGGCGGAGAAGACAATGGACGGTGACCTCTTCGGTGTAAGTCCTTACGTTAATTCAAAACTGATGAATAACAATGATTATGTGGTACCTGTTACGGTTGCTGAGTCAGGTTATTATGGCGTTTGGATTGATTTGCAGGCACATACTTATAGCATGTGGAAACTAGAAACTTCAGCGACAACCTATACAGGCTCGCTCACAGTGTCCGGCTGTGGCTTCAGTGATTTTGCCGATTGGGGTACGCCTGCTACAGAGATGGCGCGTAATGGATATCGCTATACTTATACTTTGCACCAAATCGGCAGTTATTCAGGTACGCGCCAATACTATGCAGCCCGTGTGTCCGACTGGGGATATGTTCTCCGCTATTGGGGCGACACAACCGGATGCGGCTGGTGGGAAGATACTACAAGCGCAGGTGGCAGTGTGGCAAGCTATGCAAGCGACTATGACGGTGCAGTGCAAATCACCTTCGATACAGCTATTCTTTGGGCTACAATCAAGAAAGTAACAGAATAAAAAGAGAACAACTATGAAAACAATATATTCAATATGTGCGAGGACAGGATTCTTTTTTACCTTCCTGTTATTGGCAACTTCACTGATGGCACAACATATCCAAGTGAAGGGACTGGTGAAAGACCCGGCTGGTGAAGCTATTATTGGTGCGAGTGTAGTCGTGAAAGGTACTACCAACGGCTCCATTACCGATTTGGACGGTAAGTTCAGCTTGTCGGACGTACCTTCGGGAGCAACGATTACCGTTTCGTATATCGGTTACATTTCTCAAGAGAAGAAAGTGTCCGCTACACCGATGGAGTTTATCTTGAAAGAAGATACTAAAACATTGGATGAGATTGTAGTAGTCGGCTATGGTACGACTAAAAAGAGTAGTATCTCCGGTGCGGTAGCTTCCGTAAAAGCCGATGAATTGCCGACGGCTGCATCTGCTTCGGTAGGTTCCATGTTGCGTGGACGTTCGTCGGGAATGAATATCACACAAAACAGTGCCAATCCGGGTGGTTCGATGAATATCTCCATTCGTGGTGGACTTTCGGGACAAAGTCCGTTGATCGTCATTGACGGTGTGCCGCAGTTGTCAACAAAAACAGTGACAGCAGGAACGGCATATAGTGGCGGTGAAAAAGACAACGCCCTGATTAACCTTAATCCCAATGATATTGAGACAATTGATATTTTAAAAGACGCTTCGGCTGCTGCTATTTATGGTTCGGATGCTTCGGGCGGGGTGATTCTGATTACCACCAAACGAGGAAAAACTGGTAAGCCCGATATCTCTTATTCCGGTTCGGTTGCTTTCCAGTATATCAAGGATGCGCCGGATTTCTTGAAGGCACGTGATTTCATGATTGAACAGAATAAAGTGTTTGATGAACTGGGGCGTGGGGATGAAAAGAAATATACTGACGGGCAGATTGCTAATTTCGTAGGTGATGGAACAAACTGGATGGATGAAGTAACCCGTGTAGGTATCGTTAATGAACATAATCTTTCGGTTTCTGCTGGTACGGACGCCACGAAATACTTGTTCTCATTGAGTTATTATGACCATCAGGGAATCGCAAAGAATAACTCGATGAACCGTATCACCGGGCGTTTGAATGTTGACCAGACTATCAACCGTATGTTGAAAGCCGGTATTAATTCTACTTTCTCGCAGATAAAATATCATGATGTACCGTTGGGTGATGCCCGGCAGGATAATTCAGCATTGATATATTCGGCTATGACATTTATTCCTACCGTACCGATACGTGATGAAGAGGGTAAATATTCCGTTAATCCGATTCGTGACATCTATCCGAATCCGGTTTCGTTATTGGATATTACTGACCAGACAGTGAGCCGTGACCTTTTTGTCAGTGGTTATCTGGAGTTCCGGCCTATCAAGGACTTGTTGCTGAAAGCTACTGTCGGTTTTGATATGAAAGATGTGCAGGCCGACCAATACATTCCTACCACGACCAAAAAAGGATATAGTGTGGATGGTCAGGCTTCCAAGCAAAACGCGAAATCTCAAATGAACTTGTTCAATGTGATTGCCAATTACACGAAAGTATTCAATGAAATACATGACGTGAACCTGATGGCTGGTTTTGAATATAAGAAGTCGTCTTGGGAAGGGATGGGTATTGTCGCTTCACAATTCCCGTATGACGGTTCTTTGATGAACAATATCGGGACAAGTGAGCAGGAAAAACCGACTATCAGCTCGTATAAGGGAGCCAGTGAGATGGCTTCATTCCTTGCACGTCTGAATTATTCGCTGGCATCCAAATATATCCTGACTGTCAATCTTCGCGTAGACGGTTCGTCCAACTTCTCGAAGGAGCATCAATGGGGCGCTTTTCCGGGAGTATCGGCAGCCTGGCGTATGAATGAAGAAAACTGGCTGAAGAATATCGGTTGGTTGAGCAACCTGAAACTCCGTGCGGGTGTGGGGCAAACTGGTAATGCGGGTAACCTCACCGGTATCAATACCTATTATAAAGTTTCGCAAGGTGCATTTGCACCTAACGGAAGCCTGGTAAACGGTATGGCTATCTCCAAACTGGGCAATGATAAATTGAAATGGGAGACATTGACCGACTATAACTTCGGTATTGATTTCGGTTTCTTCAACAACCGTCTGTCCGGGTCTGTCGACCTCTACCAACGTCTGCGTAAGGATGTCATTCTGGAGAAAAATTTGATGTCCTATCAGGAAGTGAAGAAGATAGATTACAATTCGGCGACCGTTTATCGTGCCCGTGGTATAGATATTGGTATCCACAGCGTGAATTTCGATAATAAGAACTTTGGTTGGACTACCGACATCAATTTCTCCTATTACCGTAATCACACAACAAAACGCGACCCGGACTTCATTCCTGCTGTCTACCAGGATTATGTGGAAAGATGGGACAACATCTACGGATACAGAACGAATGGTCTGATTCAGATGGACCACACTTACAACCATCTCCAGAAATCCGGTGCCGGAGCTATTCTGTATCAGGATTTGAACGGTTACAAACTCGATGAGAAGGGAGAAAAAATGCGTGATAGTGAAGGACGTTATATCCGTACAACGGGAGAGGATGGCGTGCTCGACGAAGCTGACATGGTGGTACTGGCAAATAGTACTCCGATTCCTTTCAGTATCAACAACACTTTCCGCTGGAAAAACTGGGACGCCAACATCTACCTCTATGGTTCGCTGAACGGATGGAAGGTGAACGATATTAAGTTGCAGTCCATTTATGGTATCGAAGACATAACGTATGGCGTCAATGTTTTGGATGAGGTGAAGAACCGTTGGTCGCCTGCCAATCCTATGGGTACATTGCCGGGTGTGGCGGAAGCTTCTTCGGGCGTTGACCCCAAGAAGAGTGACTTTTTCCTCGAAAAGGCTTGGTATCTGCGTTTGGATAATGTGTCAATTGGTTATACTTTCCCTGCCCAATGGTTTAAGAATAAGATTCGTTCAGTCAGGCTGTATGCCGCGGGGCGCAATCTGGCCGTATTTACTCCTTATAAGGGAATGGATCCTGAAACTGGAAACGGTATCGGAGCTTATCCGAATCAGTCTTCATTTGCTATTGGTCTGGATGTGAAATTCTAATATATACTGGGTATGAAAACAATGAAATATATAGCAACAGCCTTGATGCTGTTATCGATGACTTCCTGTGAACTGGAACGTTTGGACTATACCGAAATCTCTCCGGAAAACTTCTTTAAGACGGAGACTGACTTGAAACTGGCGGTAAACTCGCTTTACTATGATTTTAATCCCGGTGATTTCAAGGCTGTTTATT
The DNA window shown above is from Bacteroides faecium and carries:
- a CDS encoding DUF5107 domain-containing protein, with the protein product MVKAWKEKVVIPTYEVGKPEKNPIFLEKRVYQGSSGVVYPYPVIESMSDEKVDKEYNAIFIENEYIKVMILPELGGRVQMAYDKIKERHFIYYNHVIKPALVGLAGPWISGGIEFNWPQHHRPSTYMPVDTTIEENADGSVTVWVNEMERMFHQKGMAGFTLRPGHAFLEIKGVLYNRTEVPQTFLWWANPAVAVNDYYQSVFPPDINAVFDHGKRAVSSFPIATGTYYKMDYSAGVDISNYKNIKVPTSYMAVNSRFNFEGGYENDTRAGMLHVANHHISPGKKQWTWGNGDFGRAWDRNLTDEDGPYIELMAGVYTENQPDFTWLQPYEEKNFVQYFLPYRELGVVKNASRDLLMNIEPEGEDSVRFKIFATSRQTVNVVLKGEDGKVYYSKEVTITPEELLDETVNVKGEKLDKLILEITANGKELLYWHAEPEEVKPIPDAAEAALLPEEIKTTEQLYLTGLHLEQYRHATYNPVEYYEEALRRDPIDVRNNNALGLWYIRKGRFHKAEQYLLTAVKTLQKRNPNPYDGEPIYNLGLALKYQGRYNEAYDRFYKSCWNAAWQDAGYFACAQISTMQSRLEDALDEIDRSLIRNWHNHKARALKTAILRRMDKTEEALQLIEDSLAIDKFNFGCRYEKYLITNVADELSVMKEMMRGEPHNYDEIALDYCAAGCWQEAASLWNIAIAEGIVTPMTYYYLGWCLHQGGLPGVKQAFDDAVKACPDYCFPNRLEAILALQCAMEQNPNDARAPYYLGNLYYDKRQYDLSMEAWETSARLDDSFPTVWRNLALAFFNKKNEEAKAIECMERAFRLDSTDARILMELDQLYKRVRRSHKERLAFLQQYPDLIKQRDDLILEEITLLNQTGEYEKAKAVLDAHNFHPWEGGEGKVPAQYQLARVELAKQALVAGNYKEAITLLEECLEYPHHLGEGKLYGAQENDFYYFLGCAYEGLGQHDKAVECWEQAIIGPTEPAAAMYYNDAKPDKIFYQGLALLKLGRVDEANGRFHKLTSYGEKHLFDKIKMDYFAVSLPDLLIWEDDLTIRNVIHCKYMMALGYWGLDQKEKSLRLLSEVERLDINHQGIQAFRSLIG
- a CDS encoding SusC/RagA family TonB-linked outer membrane protein, yielding MKTIYSICARTGFFFTFLLLATSLMAQHIQVKGLVKDPAGEAIIGASVVVKGTTNGSITDLDGKFSLSDVPSGATITVSYIGYISQEKKVSATPMEFILKEDTKTLDEIVVVGYGTTKKSSISGAVASVKADELPTAASASVGSMLRGRSSGMNITQNSANPGGSMNISIRGGLSGQSPLIVIDGVPQLSTKTVTAGTAYSGGEKDNALINLNPNDIETIDILKDASAAAIYGSDASGGVILITTKRGKTGKPDISYSGSVAFQYIKDAPDFLKARDFMIEQNKVFDELGRGDEKKYTDGQIANFVGDGTNWMDEVTRVGIVNEHNLSVSAGTDATKYLFSLSYYDHQGIAKNNSMNRITGRLNVDQTINRMLKAGINSTFSQIKYHDVPLGDARQDNSALIYSAMTFIPTVPIRDEEGKYSVNPIRDIYPNPVSLLDITDQTVSRDLFVSGYLEFRPIKDLLLKATVGFDMKDVQADQYIPTTTKKGYSVDGQASKQNAKSQMNLFNVIANYTKVFNEIHDVNLMAGFEYKKSSWEGMGIVASQFPYDGSLMNNIGTSEQEKPTISSYKGASEMASFLARLNYSLASKYILTVNLRVDGSSNFSKEHQWGAFPGVSAAWRMNEENWLKNIGWLSNLKLRAGVGQTGNAGNLTGINTYYKVSQGAFAPNGSLVNGMAISKLGNDKLKWETLTDYNFGIDFGFFNNRLSGSVDLYQRLRKDVILEKNLMSYQEVKKIDYNSATVYRARGIDIGIHSVNFDNKNFGWTTDINFSYYRNHTTKRDPDFIPAVYQDYVERWDNIYGYRTNGLIQMDHTYNHLQKSGAGAILYQDLNGYKLDEKGEKMRDSEGRYIRTTGEDGVLDEADMVVLANSTPIPFSINNTFRWKNWDANIYLYGSLNGWKVNDIKLQSIYGIEDITYGVNVLDEVKNRWSPANPMGTLPGVAEASSGVDPKKSDFFLEKAWYLRLDNVSIGYTFPAQWFKNKIRSVRLYAAGRNLAVFTPYKGMDPETGNGIGAYPNQSSFAIGLDVKF
- a CDS encoding glycoside hydrolase family 53 protein, coding for MRNIKNSLIMKITGFIAISFSVVCSMAACSDDPVAVANPEPAVTVVKVPNGSFEEDAAEIASPKGWTVNGDYSAAKVVQGGCEGNYALHYGATASYTVSTRQTVNGLEDGIYDLEFYYKSTGGQISCYVAAGADTKKMTSLQASPSTWVRSYVRGIKVEGGKCDIEIHSESAEGNWSRFDGLRLKKTEKEYNLLKGGDISQLTYVEQMGGKFYENGEEKDCIEILKNNGFNIVRLRLYNDPGNPDYSPSNRLPAGISGPEDVLRLAKRAKQAGMQIQLTFHYSDYWTNGEDQNKPHEWEGLDFEGLKKALYDFTFDFMNKMKAQGTTPEFVSLGNEVQAGMLYPDGSCDNFAQLSELFNTGYDAVKAVSPDSKVIIHSAGAGDKDLYNWYYGELKKRNTKYDIIGTSYYPFWTKNTAAQMREWADYITAKFDKDILIMETGYSWDKTLPDGTQGQLSDNGPYLDFSPLGQKNFMLEQIKEIKQAKDCRILGFLYWDPIFIEVEGMGWELGAKNYVSNTTLFGYEGNRLEVLDAFKYNN